One stretch of Nomascus leucogenys isolate Asia chromosome 7b, Asia_NLE_v1, whole genome shotgun sequence DNA includes these proteins:
- the TAFA5 gene encoding chemokine-like protein TAFA-5, with amino-acid sequence MQLLKALWALAGAALCCFLVLVIHAQFLKEGNCPRARGPVLRALPGSRRPRRPTRLPARSGCRRARLRLVESHCGPGAAGGATLPGARSPGDLAAPRPSGLTGRARGRGALRPRFFSRCPGSPAQAEAAVPIPCPTRLGGSGVRPHAAGPR; translated from the coding sequence ATGCAGCTCCTGAAGGCGCTCTGGGCACTGGCAGGGGCCGCGCTCTGCTGCTTCCTCGTCCTAGTGATCCACGCGCAGTTCCTCAAAGAAGGTAATTGTCCCCGGGCGCGCGGACCGGTCCTCCGCGCTCTGCCCGGCTCGCGGCGGCCCCGGCGCCCGACCCGGCTTCCAGCACGTTCCGGCTGCCGCCGCGCTCGGCTGAGGCTCGTGGAGAGCCACTGCGGGCCCGGAGCGGCCGGCGGCGCGACCCTACCAGGAGCCCGGTCCCCCGGGGATCTCGCCGCCCCGCGCCCATCGGGGCTCACCGGCAGGGCGCGGGGTCGGGGCGCGCTGCGTCCTCGGTTCTTCTCGCGCTGCCCCGGATCCCCAGCCCAAGCCGAGGCTGCCGTTCCCATCCCCTGCCCCACACGGCTCGGTGGCAGCGGCGTCCGCCCGCACGCCGCGGGCCCTCGGTAG